In a genomic window of Lacrimispora sp. BS-2:
- the xdh gene encoding selenium-dependent xanthine dehydrogenase, with protein sequence MEDKIYSFTVNGRTCETSQDKSLLRYLRDDLRLFSVKDGCSEGACGTCTIIVDGKAVKACVLTTKRAVGRNIITIEGMSSEEKETFVYAFGSKGAVQCGFCIPGMVMAGKALIDKNPDPSEEEIKVAIKGNICRCTGYKKIIEGIQLAAAIFRGEQTIEKDLETGDDFGVGKRAFRIDVREKVLGYGEYPDDVVLDGMVYASAVRSKYPRARVLDIHMEKALALQGVLAVLTAADVPNNKVGHIQHDWDVMITKGDITRCVGDAICLVVAETEEILEKAKKLVQIDYEELEPVRNVHEAKAEGAPAIHPNGNLCQSRHVTRGDAKTALENSKYVVTRSYKTPFTEHAFLEPECAVAFPYKDGVKVYSTDQGVYDTRHEISMMLNWEDQQDRIVVENKLVGGGFGGKEDVSVQHIAALAALKVKRPVKVKFSRQESLNFHPKRHPMEGTFTLGCDENGIFTGLDCEIYFDTGAYASLCGPVLERACTHSVGPYCYQNTDIRGFGYYTNNPPAGAFRGFGVCQSEFALESNINILAEMVGISPWEIRYRNAIEPGKVLPNGQIADCSTALKETLEAVREAYEQNPGRAGIACAMKNAGVGVGLPDKGRAKLAVQNGIVEIYAAASDIGQGCATVFVQMVAETTGLPRKCIKNMGSNSEVAPDSGTTSGSRQTLITGEAVRMAALDLSQALQEADGDLAALEGKVFFSEYFEPTDKLGADKPNPKSHVAYGFATHVVIIDDEGRVKEVYAAHDSGKVVNPIAIQGQIEGGVLMGLGYALTEDWPLKDCVPQVKYGTLGLMRADQIPDIHAIYVEKKDLLGVAYGAKGIGEITTIPTAPAVQGAYYARDHVLRPKLPMEDTYYSRLRKK encoded by the coding sequence ATGGAAGATAAAATATATAGTTTTACTGTAAATGGAAGAACATGTGAAACATCACAGGATAAATCACTGCTCCGGTATCTGCGTGATGATCTCCGGCTTTTTTCAGTGAAAGATGGTTGCAGCGAGGGAGCCTGCGGGACTTGCACCATCATTGTAGACGGCAAGGCGGTAAAGGCCTGTGTTCTGACCACTAAAAGGGCAGTGGGACGCAATATTATAACAATAGAAGGGATGAGCAGTGAAGAAAAAGAGACATTTGTTTATGCATTTGGATCCAAAGGTGCGGTTCAATGCGGATTTTGTATTCCCGGTATGGTTATGGCGGGAAAAGCCCTGATCGATAAAAATCCTGATCCGTCGGAAGAGGAAATCAAGGTGGCAATCAAGGGGAATATCTGCCGGTGTACAGGATACAAAAAAATCATTGAAGGAATCCAGCTTGCGGCTGCAATTTTCCGTGGGGAACAGACCATAGAAAAGGATTTGGAAACAGGTGACGATTTTGGCGTAGGAAAGCGGGCGTTTCGTATCGATGTCAGGGAAAAGGTCCTGGGGTATGGCGAATATCCGGATGATGTGGTTCTTGATGGAATGGTATATGCCTCGGCGGTGCGCTCCAAATATCCCAGGGCAAGGGTACTTGATATTCATATGGAAAAGGCTCTGGCTCTGCAGGGAGTGCTGGCAGTTTTAACTGCTGCGGATGTTCCAAACAACAAGGTCGGACATATCCAGCATGATTGGGATGTAATGATCACAAAAGGAGATATCACCCGCTGTGTGGGCGATGCAATCTGTCTGGTTGTTGCTGAAACAGAAGAGATACTGGAAAAAGCCAAAAAGCTGGTCCAGATTGACTATGAAGAACTGGAGCCGGTCAGAAATGTTCATGAAGCCAAGGCGGAAGGAGCCCCGGCCATTCATCCAAATGGAAATCTATGCCAGTCACGCCATGTGACCCGTGGGGATGCAAAAACAGCTCTGGAAAATTCCAAATACGTAGTAACAAGAAGCTATAAAACGCCTTTTACAGAGCATGCGTTTCTGGAACCGGAATGCGCCGTTGCATTTCCTTATAAAGATGGAGTAAAAGTGTATTCTACAGATCAAGGGGTGTATGATACCAGACATGAAATATCCATGATGTTAAACTGGGAAGACCAGCAGGACCGCATTGTGGTTGAAAATAAGCTGGTAGGCGGCGGATTCGGCGGAAAGGAAGATGTGTCGGTCCAGCATATTGCTGCATTGGCTGCCCTGAAGGTAAAACGTCCGGTAAAGGTGAAATTTTCCCGCCAGGAATCGTTGAATTTCCATCCAAAACGCCACCCCATGGAGGGAACCTTTACACTTGGCTGTGATGAAAATGGTATTTTCACCGGATTGGACTGTGAGATTTACTTTGATACAGGTGCCTATGCGTCTTTATGCGGGCCGGTATTAGAGCGCGCCTGCACCCATTCGGTGGGACCGTACTGCTATCAGAATACGGATATACGGGGCTTTGGATATTATACCAATAATCCGCCGGCAGGAGCATTCAGAGGCTTCGGTGTATGTCAAAGTGAATTTGCCCTGGAATCCAATATCAATATACTGGCAGAGATGGTGGGGATATCCCCCTGGGAGATCCGTTACCGCAATGCCATTGAGCCGGGCAAGGTTTTACCAAACGGTCAGATTGCGGACTGCTCTACAGCTTTGAAAGAGACCCTGGAGGCGGTACGGGAAGCCTATGAACAAAATCCAGGACGGGCGGGCATTGCCTGTGCTATGAAAAATGCAGGTGTAGGCGTTGGCCTGCCTGATAAAGGGCGGGCAAAGCTGGCGGTTCAAAACGGAATCGTGGAAATTTATGCGGCGGCTTCCGATATCGGCCAGGGCTGCGCCACGGTATTTGTACAGATGGTTGCAGAGACAACGGGGCTGCCAAGAAAGTGTATTAAAAACATGGGCTCTAATTCGGAAGTGGCTCCTGATTCAGGAACAACATCAGGTTCCCGCCAAACCCTGATTACAGGAGAAGCGGTCCGCATGGCTGCTTTAGACTTAAGTCAGGCATTGCAGGAGGCAGACGGAGATTTAGCCGCCCTTGAAGGAAAGGTATTTTTCTCAGAATATTTTGAGCCTACAGATAAGCTGGGGGCGGATAAGCCTAATCCGAAAAGCCATGTTGCCTACGGGTTCGCGACCCATGTGGTCATTATAGATGATGAAGGACGTGTAAAGGAAGTTTACGCTGCCCATGATTCTGGAAAGGTGGTCAATCCCATTGCAATACAGGGGCAGATCGAAGGGGGAGTTCTGATGGGCCTTGGCTATGCACTGACAGAAGACTGGCCCTTAAAGGATTGTGTTCCCCAGGTAAAATACGGAACCCTTGGCTTGATGAGAGCTGACCAGATTCCCGATATTCATGCCATTTACGTGGAAAAGAAAGATTTGCTTGGAGTGGCATATGGTGCAAAGGGAATTGGGGAGATCACTACCATACCCACAGCACCTGCTGTCCAGGGAGCTTACTATGCCCGTGACCATGTATTAAGGCCAAAGCTTCCCATGGAAGATACCTACTATTCAAGACTCAGGAAAAAATAA
- a CDS encoding 4Fe-4S binding protein has protein sequence MKQKKKKKVALVYCSGGRRAAEITDRTAIEGNCVSVMEKYPEGILKCSSGCLGFGSCVSACRLKAIHINSHGTAEVDPKACVGCGLCVKACPKNLIRLIPPDLAIMPRCSNHDRGADAKGVCEVSCISCRLCEKNCPVGAIHVTGHCAVIDEDLCISCGMCAVKCPRGTIVDRDGIFTVL, from the coding sequence GTGAAACAGAAAAAGAAGAAAAAGGTTGCTTTGGTCTATTGCAGCGGGGGCAGGCGGGCAGCGGAAATAACAGATAGAACTGCGATAGAAGGTAATTGTGTCAGTGTTATGGAGAAATATCCGGAGGGAATCCTTAAATGTTCCTCCGGATGCCTTGGATTTGGCAGCTGCGTTTCTGCCTGCCGGCTGAAGGCCATTCATATTAATTCCCATGGAACGGCAGAGGTAGATCCGAAAGCATGTGTGGGCTGCGGTCTATGTGTGAAGGCCTGTCCGAAAAATCTGATTCGCCTGATCCCGCCGGATTTGGCAATCATGCCCCGCTGTTCCAACCATGACAGGGGAGCAGATGCAAAAGGAGTATGTGAGGTGAGCTGTATTTCCTGCCGGCTCTGTGAGAAAAACTGTCCGGTGGGGGCAATCCATGTGACGGGTCATTGCGCGGTCATTGACGAAGATCTATGCATCAGCTGTGGAATGTGCGCGGTAAAATGTCCACGGGGCACCATCGTTGACAGGGATGGGATTTTTACGGTGCTTTAA
- a CDS encoding LysR family transcriptional regulator: MRVIARVRIGKDKIFMGKGVKEMLDAIEMYKSIKKATEHTGISYPKAIRMIRTLEEELGFPVVISEKGGNERGGTRLTDKGKEVLETYRRIEKSVDEYAKKLVEEEFHF, encoded by the coding sequence ATGCGCGTAATTGCAAGAGTAAGGATCGGAAAAGATAAAATTTTCATGGGTAAAGGCGTAAAAGAAATGTTAGATGCCATTGAAATGTATAAATCCATTAAAAAAGCAACGGAACACACGGGGATTTCCTATCCAAAGGCCATCCGGATGATCCGGACCCTGGAAGAAGAACTGGGTTTTCCTGTTGTTATTTCTGAAAAGGGCGGAAATGAACGGGGAGGAACCCGTTTAACAGATAAAGGAAAAGAAGTCCTTGAAACCTATCGCAGGATTGAGAAATCCGTGGACGAATATGCAAAAAAGCTTGTTGAGGAAGAATTTCATTTTTAA
- a CDS encoding alpha/beta-type small acid-soluble spore protein has protein sequence MPKGNIIPEAKAALDRFKYEIAEETGFPINSNDYGKMTSYQYGYMVKRMIEEQEKQIMDQSL, from the coding sequence ATGCCAAAAGGAAATATTATTCCGGAAGCAAAGGCGGCCCTTGACCGGTTTAAGTATGAAATTGCAGAAGAGACTGGCTTCCCTATAAATAGCAATGATTATGGTAAGATGACATCTTATCAATATGGTTATATGGTTAAAAGAATGATTGAAGAGCAGGAAAAGCAGATAATGGATCAATCTTTATGA